The genome window CCGGTCGAGCTGCTGGAACGCGTGAAGAAGGTCAGCTCCGAGTGCTATAAGTTGAGGGAGGAGCGCTTCAAGGGATCCAAACCCGTTCAGCTGTTGGACACACTGGTGAAAGAAGGCGATGGTCAACGCTTGGACAACGTGGACTGGGAGGACGTGTTCGTTCTTCAAGACGACAACGAATGGCCGTCCAACCCTCCGGACTTCGAGTAGAGTTCGCATGCCGCTGCTGTGCTCGAGTTTTAGTTGCTACGATAGCCACAAACCCGATGACGATGTGATCCGATGATTGCTCTGCAGGGAGACCATGAAGGAGTACAGGGAAGAAATCAGGAAGCTGGCGGAGAAAATGATGGAGGTAATGGACGAGAATCTGGGCTTCGAAAAGGGCTGCATCAAGAAAGCATTCTCTGGGGACGGCCAGCACCCGCCCTTCTTCGGCACCAAGGTGAGCCACTACCCGCCGTGCCCGCGCCTGGACCTGGTGAAGGGCCTTCGCGCCCACACCGACGCCGGCGGCGTCATCCTCCTCTTCCAGGACGACCAAGTCGGCGGCCTCCAGATGCTCAAGGACGGCCGGTGGATCGACGTTCAGCCTTTGGCCGACGCCATCGTCATAAACACCGGAGACCAGATCGAGGTCCTCAGCAACGGTCGCTACAAGAGCGCGTGGCACCGGGTGCTCGCCACCAGCCACGGCAACCGCCGCTCCATCGCTTCCTTCTACAACCCCTCCCTGAAGGCGACCATCGCTCCAGCCGCCGGCGCCGCCACCGAGGAAGCTGCCCCTCCTGCTCTGTACCCAAAGTTTCTGTTCGGGGACTACATGGACGTGTACGCGAAGCAGAAGTACGAGCCCAAGGAACCGAGATTTGAGGCAGTCAGAGCTATTTGAGGATGGAGAAGCTGCGAATCTATTGTTGGATTATAGGAGGATATAATTCATTGTACTAGTTTGGTGTCTCATGCATGGATTACATAATTGCAAACATGATCTGCATCTGAATAATGGCTGCTTGTTCTCAGGACACGCAGTCGTCAATCTGTAAGTCGGTGTTCAGAATAAAAACCAAGTGCTATGTTTCCTCGTCACATCTTCTCGAGTTGAATTCATATCCCTCTTCATCCCCAGTAGAGTTTAACAGCATCCGAAGATAAAGCACAAGGGATAGAGCTAGGAATATTCGGAAGCCATGACAGAAGTCGAGTAACGAAGACATTCTGAGTTTGACGTGACGTGATATGTTCTTATTTGTTAATGCCCAGTGTGCCTAAAAGTCCTCGATACATTCCCAAGATTGTTGGAGTTTGCATGTGTTTATCATCTCTAATCAAAGGCTATACTGTGCAGTTCCGGGTCACCTCAAACACCTGATAATTGTGATCCATTGTCCGACTAGCAAGCTAGAAGAATACTGTGCAGCATCTCTTCAATTCATATTTCTCGGCCTAAACATAgagacaagtatatatatatatatgcttgctcGATAACAAAAGGATAAATGAATGAATCAGTTGGATGATGGTGATAAGTAGTAATCTAATATTAGAGGACACGGTGATGTCTTCAGCTTTGCTTTCTCTTGGAAATGCACCAAAAAAAAGAATTAACAAGGAACAAAGAATGGAGATATTGACGACAACAAAAAATGTTTCTCTGTGATTGAAATTATAATTCTAATGTTTACAATTACGTTGTGGTCTGGAATGGATCGAAAGAGGATGTCTGAGCTGAAGAGATAGATTCGCATACTGCACCGAAGACTTCAGGAATGAACGGAGAGTAGACGTACGTACGCCCAAAAACGCTCGCTTCATACTGTATGTATTTCGCCAGGAATATGTACATGACGGAAATGCACGTGCAAAACACGTGACAATAAGCCCCTATAAATCCCTATGCTCCCACCGGTGGCGGGAACCCAATTCTTCCCTCCCCCGTCCTCTCCCTcggtctctctgtctctctctttccGATTCGTCGCCCCTCTCCTCCCTGCTCTTCCCCACCCCTGATCCCGCGGCCACCATGAGCGGAGGTAACGCCAAGCGCCGCGGGGGCCCGCCCCCAGCGCCCGCTTCGAACCCCTCGAAGCGATTCCAGGCCGGCAGCCAAAACCCTCAAACCCCGCAGCAGCCGTTGAATGGGGTGGCGGCGGAGGAGGATATGATGGACGAGGACGTCTTCTTGGAGGAGACTCTACTGAGatacgaggaggacgaggaggccgTCCTCCTCCTCCGTGACGAGGCCTTCTCATCTCGCCTTTCGCGGTGGAGGCGCCCTGCCCTCTCCCTCTCCCACCTCTCTGGCTGCGAAAGCATCGGTACGGATGCCCTCGTCCGAGTCCAACTGCAGAATTGTCTTTTCTTGACTCGTTTCTTGTACGCAGTTTTTCAGCAGCTCGAGATCGATTACGTGATAGGCGAAAGCCATAAAGAACTGCTGCCTAACTCGTCTGGGACTGCAGCGATTCTTAGGATCTTCGGTGTGACCAGAGAGGGTTAGAGTTGCTGTTTCTCTCACTAATCTTGATATTTTAGTATCTGATTGGTTCTATCAATTAAATAATTTGATGGATTTTGGAATTGATTAGGTCACAGTGTATGCTGTCATGTTCATGGCTTTGAGCCTTACTTCTACATCAGTTGTCCTGTGGGAATGGGCCCTGATGATATCTCCCGCTTTCACCAAACCTTAGAGGTGGTTGCTACATAATTTCATTGCTTGTCTTGTCTAGTTGTGTACAAGTAGTCAGTTTTCTGCATTATCAGTTGTCTTGCTGAGATCATGTCTCTTGCAATGTGAATCATAACAGGGGAGAATGAGAGAGTCAAATAGAAACAGCAATGTGGCAAGGTTCATTAAGCGGGTTGAGTTGGTGCAGAAAAAAAGCATTATGTATTACCAGAAGCATTCGTCACAGCCTTTCCTTAAGATTGTTGTTGCCTTGCCGACTATGGTTGCTAGCTGTCGTGGTAAGATGCTTGATGCAAAAGGGGAACTATGTTTTCCCTTTTTTCTATCCTTTGAATTCGGATAGTGAACTTATAATTTTGTTTTTGTTACTCAATGACAGAACGACtagccttttcctttcttttcattaagctcaatggcatgAGTACAATATGTCTTGGTTAGGGGTTTCATGTGGATATCTGAGATCGTTCAAAGATAATGAATTGCTTTCTCCATAGTGTTAGTTATGGTTTTAACAATTGTCTATATAGAGATTAATGAAATTTGTGACACTATGGCAGGTATTCTTGAGAGGGGCATAACAATTGACGGCACTGGTTCAAAGAATTTCCTGACGTATGAGAGCAACATTCTTTTTGCTCTTCGATTCATGATTGATTGCAACATTGTTGGGGGCAATTGGATTGAAATTTCTGCAGGAAAATATAAAAAGGCGATCAAGAGCATGTCTTATTGCCAACTGGAACTTGATTGCCTGTATCCTATTGGACATAAAAAGGAATTCGACCAAAGAATAATTTTTATTGGTTATCTTCTTTCCTTAATCCTTTTGTAGATATTCTGAGTTGATTAGTCATGCCCCAGAAGGTGAATACTCTAAAATGGCTCCATTTCGTATATTAAGTTTTGACATTGAGTGTGCTGGTCGTAAAGGACTCTTTCCTGAGCCAACTCATGATCCTGTTATTCAGGTCTTTCCTTTTGCCTCTGATGGTACTAAAAAAGTGTATCAACATGAAATTTGCTTGCTTATTTTAGTGGGAGTCTCATAAAACACTGACTTAATTTTCCTTCTTTAActactttttcttcttttaagcAGATAGCCAACTTGGTCACCCTTCAAGGAGATGATCACCCTTTCATACAAAATGTAATGACTCTTAAATCGTGTTCTCCAATCGTTGGAGTTGATGTGATGTCATTTGATACAGAGAGAGAGGTTTTGCTTGCTTGGAGGGTAAGCTACTTTATGTTCTTCATATGGCATTTTAGTAAAGCATACATGATACTGTTATCTGCATGCCTTAACATTATTCATACTAGCAGTGTCTTTCCTATTTGGATTGGTTTATGTGATTGCTTTCCCTATATGTTGTGCGTATGGAATTTCATGGAGTTATCACACaatctttttggaaaatttaatatatattcaaTACAGGATTTTGTTCGTGAGATAGACCCTGATATTATAATTGGTTACAATATCTGCAAATTTGATCTGCCATATCTTATTGAGGTATTTTATATTCTTGTAAGTTGGTTAAAGAATTTATTGCTATAGATCACATCTTCATGTATTACTGTTCTTTCATCTTCTTGTCCTTAGAGAGCTGAAGCCCTTAAGATTGGTGAGTTTCCAATACTTGGTCGCATAAGAAACAGTCGGGTTCGTGTCCGAGATACAACGTTCTCATCCAGGTTGTGCATAGCTATGGCTACGGCATATACATCTACAACTATTATAcgatgtgttttttttttacttttaatatCTGCCTCTTATTTCGACATAATACAATGTTTGGCTTTGGCTAATATCTCCTGCATTTGGTGCTGTTGTATGTCCATTTAGCAACCTTTGTATTTATTACTGTTCACTCTCATTTTGTTGTAGCCCACATGGTGCATCTCATTGCCAATATTAAACCATTATAGCTGGTGGTTGACGTAGAGGAATCTCAACAATTGTCTTGTCTAATCATTTGCATTTCTAGAACAGGTGCTTTTGGTCAATAAAATTTTCCACTTTGCTAGGCTTCATAATCATGCATTATGTTTTTCCATATTAAATTTGGTTGTAGATGGGACGCAAATATTGTCCCTGCTTTGCTAGTCTAATAGTTTCTGGTCTCATCTTCTTATCTTCTCATTCTCTTAGTTATTCATGGTGGTAAAAGGATTAATAGTGACTGTTATTTTTGCCTTCAAAAGATCTGATGTACAAATTGGCAAGAAATTTGAGTCTTGATTTACTCTTATGGTTTGCAGAGCTTTAACAAATTTTATCAACTTGGTTTATTTACTGATCCAGATAGGTCTTCAGAAACTACATTGACTTAGGTTAAGATTTGAAAAGAATTGGGATGTTATGAATGTGTACATCCTTTTTTGAAGGTTTATCAACTAATCATGAGAACATGGTGTTGTGTGATCATCAGAAGTCAGCCAGCTTTAGATGAATTATCTTTGTGTATCTTGGTTTTCTATCATCCTCGAGTGAAGTTGAGGAAGAACCAGTTTAACTTGGCATTTGTTGGGTGTTTGTATCTAACTTAGATTTGGATTTATGTTGAGAGGTGGCATTTGGTGGAACTGACAATAATATCGCATAATGACATAGACCACATGACGCATACCATTTTTATATTAACAAGTGTGCTAGTTGATAAGAATTTGTGAGTCGAATTATTAAACTTGGAAACTGAAACTTTTGAGCATGAGGTTTCTCTTATATAAATTTGCCAACATTTTGCTGTGTGGACAATTATGTTGACTAAGAAATCCCTTCAATCAAATTACTCTGTAATAGCCCTGCAAATATATGCTGAATTTTAAAATCGTTTCTGTGTTGTACTGCATTAATCATACTTTGATTTTTGCAGGCAATATGGTGTAAGGGAAAGCAAAGAAGTTAAAGTGGAGGGAAGAGTTCAATTTGATCTGCTTCAGGTTCTGATCTTTATAAATACTTTCTGTTGGTTATGTTAATATCTATTTAAGTTCTATAGTAAGATATTCGTATTTGTGCACCATCTGATTCAATCTTTTTTCAACCACATCAATAAAGGCTATGCAAAGAGATTACAAGCTTAGCTCCTATTCTTTGAATTCTGTTTCAGCACACTTTCTTGGAGAGCAAGTAAGTTTCTGCTATTTTTCAAGTGATTATAATTGAACTTATATTATTTTGTCTTATGTTCATTGTATTATATCATAAATCTGATGTAGGATTGTATATAACTGTTCAACTGGAAAGTAGCTGTAGTGCATAAACATCTTGTTGCTCCCTATGCCATATTTGTAGACAATGGAATGCTTATCCACAGTTGCATAACATAGCATGGTTTTGCAATTTGCCCCCTCTGTTCTGCTGGCCAACCAAACAAGCCAGTGGGCAGCAGTAATTAACAAATATTCTGCAGTAGATCAGCTTCTACCAACTATTCTGTATTAATTCAGAGTGAGGTCCTATCCTTCCTATCACATTATAACATGAACAGGAATCTGTTTCATCATTTGCAATTCAAAATTGACCATTTAGGTTTATTCAAATCAAGTTCCAAGAAAGCAACTATTCTGGTTGTAGGTGCAGTTACCAACTTACAATTGCTACTCTTTTAGTGTATCATGTAAATCTATCTAAAAATGTATTTAACAGTTATTtaatatcttgattcttgatcTGTATCTTCGATTTTCCTCGTATCACTCATTAGTGAAATATTACTTTTTTGCCTTGCAATAATCAATCTA of Musa acuminata AAA Group cultivar baxijiao chromosome BXJ2-3, Cavendish_Baxijiao_AAA, whole genome shotgun sequence contains these proteins:
- the LOC135606824 gene encoding 1-aminocyclopropane-1-carboxylate oxidase-like, which codes for MAIPVIDFSKLDGKERAETMARIANGCEEWGFFQLVNHGIPVELLERVKKVSSECYKLREERFKGSKPVQLLDTLVKEGDGQRLDNVDWEDVFVLQDDNEWPSNPPDFEETMKEYREEIRKLAEKMMEVMDENLGFEKGCIKKAFSGDGQHPPFFGTKVSHYPPCPRLDLVKGLRAHTDAGGVILLFQDDQVGGLQMLKDGRWIDVQPLADAIVINTGDQIEVLSNGRYKSAWHRVLATSHGNRRSIASFYNPSLKATIAPAAGAATEEAAPPALYPKFLFGDYMDVYAKQKYEPKEPRFEAVRAI